A single genomic interval of Lentimicrobium saccharophilum harbors:
- a CDS encoding tetratricopeptide repeat protein, whose protein sequence is MQFIYNIIITFLLLALSSVSGGQPARQNLQSTPGINKAASIDTLIERSGRMAEENPDTAFVMAGKALEMATEINDLQRLSLAARWMAEACYYRNDYLKAIDFYLQSAMYSYEIDRDSSGFMAERLTDAAYCYQELGIYDKALELNSASLRIQQRLGNQTEISNNLCNIGTNYFFRAQYDKAVDYFNRTLSIDRKSGDSSAIAISLNNLGMVYSRWGKHRRALEFYTEALELTSEESKKPVKLSNIGMAWYNLKDYEKALQYLNQALEIDMKYKQPIRAGVRKNEIGSVLAAMGRYAEAIRLHEEALAVFRSAGILESQIITLADMGDLYRKTGNILAAEACYKESASIASRNQSLHHLSRSYKSLFELAKEQENSDLALNYYLDYSRVKDSIFTNETNDLISRYEIMYETEKHEKENQLLLRDNEIKARRQKMLLIFTAGLLLLLIMALSLFRIRSKYLNQQQLILQQDNYLANLEIARKDTANQVLEERIFAEQQINRLEREKHMAEIDVKNNELANSLLNIVRKNEIMYEIRERIRTSGNGDALNELVRFINSNTDTDHNWKKFRLEFEQVHSGFFDRLKENYPDLTEHDTRLAACLRINLSSREIAGMMNVSIETAHKNRQRLRKKMNLPPSCDLTSELKKI, encoded by the coding sequence ATGCAATTCATTTACAATATCATTATTACCTTTTTGTTGCTGGCCCTCTCCTCTGTTTCGGGAGGCCAGCCCGCACGGCAAAACCTGCAGTCAACTCCGGGAATAAACAAAGCTGCTTCCATCGACACCCTGATCGAGCGCAGCGGGCGGATGGCGGAGGAGAATCCGGACACGGCATTCGTAATGGCCGGCAAAGCGCTGGAAATGGCGACGGAAATCAATGACCTGCAACGGCTCTCGCTGGCAGCAAGATGGATGGCTGAGGCCTGCTACTACAGAAACGATTACCTTAAAGCCATCGATTTCTACCTGCAATCAGCCATGTACAGTTATGAAATTGACAGGGATTCTTCCGGATTCATGGCCGAAAGGCTTACCGATGCCGCCTATTGTTACCAGGAGCTGGGTATTTATGACAAGGCGCTGGAATTGAATTCCGCTTCTTTGAGAATACAGCAAAGACTTGGCAATCAGACAGAAATAAGCAATAACCTCTGCAACATCGGCACCAACTACTTTTTCAGGGCGCAGTACGATAAGGCGGTAGATTACTTCAACAGGACGCTTTCTATAGACAGAAAAAGCGGAGACTCTTCCGCCATTGCCATTTCGCTGAATAACCTGGGGATGGTATACAGCCGATGGGGTAAGCACCGCCGGGCGTTGGAGTTTTATACCGAAGCGCTTGAACTTACCTCAGAGGAATCTAAAAAACCGGTTAAGCTCAGTAATATCGGCATGGCCTGGTATAATCTGAAAGATTATGAAAAAGCGCTTCAGTACCTTAATCAGGCGCTTGAAATTGATATGAAATACAAACAACCCATCCGGGCGGGAGTCAGGAAAAATGAAATCGGCAGCGTACTGGCTGCGATGGGACGATATGCTGAAGCTATCCGTTTGCACGAGGAAGCGCTGGCCGTTTTCAGGTCAGCTGGCATCCTGGAATCCCAGATCATTACCCTGGCAGATATGGGTGACTTATACCGTAAAACAGGCAATATCCTGGCAGCGGAAGCCTGTTACAAAGAAAGCGCCTCGATTGCATCGCGCAACCAGTCGTTACACCATCTGAGCCGCAGTTACAAAAGCCTTTTTGAGCTGGCGAAAGAACAGGAAAACAGCGACCTTGCATTAAATTACTACCTGGATTACTCCCGGGTAAAAGACTCCATTTTCACAAACGAAACGAATGATCTTATCTCCCGCTACGAGATTATGTATGAAACTGAAAAACATGAAAAAGAAAACCAACTGCTGTTAAGGGACAATGAGATCAAGGCAAGAAGGCAGAAAATGCTGCTGATTTTTACCGCAGGACTATTGCTGCTGCTGATCATGGCTTTGAGTCTTTTCAGGATAAGGTCAAAATACCTTAATCAACAACAACTGATCCTGCAACAGGACAATTATCTGGCAAATCTTGAAATTGCCCGGAAGGATACAGCGAATCAGGTACTGGAGGAGAGGATATTCGCCGAACAGCAGATCAACAGGCTGGAGCGGGAGAAACACATGGCTGAAATTGACGTAAAAAACAATGAACTGGCCAACTCACTGCTCAATATTGTCAGAAAAAATGAAATTATGTATGAGATCCGGGAAAGGATCCGGACATCCGGCAACGGTGATGCCTTAAATGAACTTGTCCGGTTTATCAATTCAAATACCGACACCGATCACAACTGGAAAAAGTTCAGGCTTGAATTTGAGCAGGTACATTCAGGATTTTTCGACCGGCTGAAGGAAAACTATCCTGATCTTACCGAGCACGACACCCGCCTGGCAGCCTGTCTGCGCATCAACCTGAGTTCCAGGGAAATTGCCGGTATGATGAATGTATCTATT
- a CDS encoding C25 family cysteine peptidase: MKRSLTIQLPGIILFMIIAGTGHAQHFSYPDAWNKHGFSLQGNHRDFVEVSYSINSFSLEDLTVEGKVMKDISLPGSFLFNNEGAPDLPGNGKLLAIPQGSVPSLEIISSRTEEMHNVEIAPAPRIPKDDENIPLQYAENKEIYSTDAFYPAQPVIISSPMKIRGVDAVMLGITPFQYNPVTKELIIYRDLKVKITFSGGNGHYGDDRLRSRWWDPILEDALFNRSSLPAIDYNRNITSGGPTEDTGAEYLIITPNGADFVQWADSIKKFRTEQGITTLIRTLSQVGGNTTTAIETYINNAYNTWTIPPAAILLLGDYGTDAGNSVISPIYDSYCVSDNIYGDVDGDHLPEISMARITANNAAQLAVMVTKFLNYERNPPTSADFYDHPITALGWQTERWFQICSETVGGFWKNELGKNPVRINEVYEGNPSGDPWSTATNTSTVVNYFGPSGLGYIPSSPQTLGNWTGGNATDINNAINSGAFMLQHRDHGMETGWGEPYYVNSNINGLANTDLTYIMSINCLTGKYNYSSECFAEKFHRYTYGDNNAGALGIMAASEVSYSFVNDTYVWGMYDNMWPDFMPAEGTTPASRGILPAFGNSAGKIFLAQSNWPYNTGNKEVTYNLFHHHGDAFLTVYSEVPQYLSVAHNPVLFAGANSFSVTADAGSLIALTVNGEIIGTGTGTGSLLSILIPPQVPPSQMVVTVTKQNFYRYRALVDVIPAEGPYVVFNDVEISDPLPGGNNNGHVDYGEDILLSVALRNVGIETALNVVADLSTADPYISITDNSAVYGNINPNETITVADGYMLQVADNIPDQEVVAFTVSATDGTDTWNSNFNITAIAPLLTIGAMTVTDNGPGCNNDGILDPGETADLVIVCSNTGHSAISNVNGLLEIAGGASPYLTLNSTSYSLGSLSIGGTASAIFNVTAEASVPLGTPVDLLFTLSGGAASQYSVQETKQVIIGLIPEYNMADASITTCTGYFYDSGGASAPYGDSEDLTMTIYPATAGNLIRLEFSAFYTESGYDFLSIYNGTSTSAPLMGTWNGTSGPGTITANNSPGALTINFTSDGSVTRDGWVASISCYNPAQPPVAEFSASTSSPALNSVVIFSDLSENVPTSWVWSFSPADVTFVNGTTENSQNPEVLFSNLGFYSVTLTVTNAYGSDTKVKANYINVVNCTYCETSYSNLSDDFISNVQLNTINNASGSTSYSDFTSVSTELTPGETYPVSVSITVNGAWVQQCFTWIDWNNNCSFTDTGEAIDLGQTPGTSGTHILSGNIAVPAGLPPGNYRMRVAERYSSNPGPCDQATYGEAEDYTIIIPALNKTLNLTVFLESLYNGSGTMRKARNAGGDQYAGNTADQITVELHNSLNYSDIVYTEPFVSLSTTGEAVVEIPANLNGSYYITIKHRNSLATTSKLPVSFGTDIIDYSFDGPTQAYGNNMLLMTDGHCAIFGGDVNQDGSVDTADMTPVDNDASAFATGYLITDVNGDGMIDTGDMTIIDNNAAAFVSSITP; the protein is encoded by the coding sequence ATGAAAAGATCACTTACGATTCAATTACCGGGAATAATTCTGTTCATGATTATCGCAGGAACTGGCCATGCCCAGCATTTCAGTTATCCTGATGCCTGGAACAAACATGGATTTTCACTACAGGGCAATCACCGGGATTTCGTTGAAGTCAGCTATTCGATCAATTCGTTCTCCCTGGAGGACCTCACAGTTGAAGGGAAAGTAATGAAGGACATTTCATTGCCCGGCAGTTTTCTTTTCAACAATGAAGGGGCGCCTGATCTTCCCGGTAACGGAAAGTTATTAGCCATCCCGCAAGGGAGCGTGCCTTCGCTTGAAATTATCTCCTCACGAACCGAAGAGATGCACAATGTAGAGATTGCCCCGGCACCCAGAATACCTAAAGATGATGAGAATATACCGTTACAGTACGCTGAAAACAAGGAAATTTATTCAACCGACGCCTTTTATCCCGCACAACCGGTAATTATTTCAAGCCCTATGAAAATCAGGGGAGTTGATGCCGTAATGTTGGGAATTACTCCATTCCAGTATAATCCGGTAACAAAAGAGCTGATCATATACCGCGATCTGAAGGTAAAAATCACTTTCAGCGGCGGGAATGGCCATTACGGCGACGACCGTCTGCGCAGCCGCTGGTGGGACCCAATTCTCGAAGATGCACTTTTCAATCGCTCATCCCTGCCGGCCATTGACTACAACAGGAACATAACATCCGGAGGCCCGACCGAAGATACCGGGGCCGAATATCTGATAATTACACCAAACGGGGCCGATTTTGTGCAATGGGCCGATTCCATAAAAAAATTCAGGACCGAACAGGGTATTACCACACTTATCAGGACACTTTCGCAGGTAGGGGGAAATACAACCACCGCCATAGAAACATACATTAACAATGCCTATAATACCTGGACAATTCCTCCGGCTGCAATACTCTTGCTGGGCGATTACGGGACCGACGCTGGCAACAGTGTTATTTCACCGATTTATGACAGTTATTGCGTTTCGGATAATATATACGGAGATGTTGATGGCGACCACCTGCCTGAAATTTCAATGGCCAGGATAACTGCCAACAATGCCGCACAATTGGCTGTGATGGTTACAAAATTTCTGAATTATGAACGCAACCCGCCTACCAGTGCTGATTTCTACGACCATCCCATCACAGCCCTCGGCTGGCAGACCGAACGGTGGTTCCAGATCTGTTCAGAAACGGTTGGCGGCTTCTGGAAAAATGAGTTGGGGAAGAACCCCGTGCGCATCAATGAAGTTTATGAAGGCAATCCTTCGGGTGATCCCTGGTCAACAGCCACCAATACCAGCACGGTTGTTAACTATTTCGGTCCATCGGGGCTTGGGTATATCCCTTCCAGCCCGCAGACCCTCGGAAACTGGACCGGTGGTAATGCCACTGACATCAACAACGCCATCAACAGCGGGGCATTTATGCTTCAGCACCGCGACCATGGCATGGAAACAGGCTGGGGGGAGCCCTACTATGTCAATTCAAATATCAATGGACTGGCAAATACAGACCTGACCTATATAATGTCGATCAACTGCCTTACCGGGAAGTACAATTATTCAAGCGAATGTTTCGCGGAAAAATTCCACCGCTACACATACGGCGACAACAATGCCGGCGCTTTGGGCATCATGGCGGCCTCGGAAGTTTCGTATTCCTTTGTGAACGACACGTATGTATGGGGAATGTACGATAATATGTGGCCTGATTTTATGCCGGCCGAAGGCACTACCCCTGCTTCGAGGGGTATTTTGCCGGCCTTCGGAAATTCAGCCGGGAAAATATTTCTTGCACAATCAAACTGGCCCTACAATACAGGGAATAAAGAGGTTACCTACAATCTTTTTCATCATCACGGAGATGCTTTTCTCACAGTTTATTCAGAAGTGCCACAGTATTTGAGTGTGGCGCACAACCCTGTTCTGTTCGCCGGAGCCAATTCCTTCAGTGTCACGGCCGATGCCGGATCCCTGATAGCCTTAACAGTAAACGGTGAAATCATCGGGACCGGAACAGGCACCGGTTCGCTGCTCAGTATTCTGATCCCTCCACAAGTACCACCTTCGCAGATGGTTGTTACGGTAACCAAACAAAATTTTTACAGGTACCGCGCGCTGGTCGATGTTATTCCTGCCGAAGGCCCTTATGTTGTATTTAATGACGTTGAGATCAGCGACCCGTTGCCAGGTGGAAACAACAATGGCCATGTGGACTACGGTGAGGACATCCTGCTTTCCGTTGCACTGAGAAATGTTGGTATCGAAACAGCCCTGAACGTGGTTGCAGATCTTTCAACAGCGGATCCGTACATTTCCATTACTGATAATTCGGCAGTATATGGAAACATCAATCCCAATGAAACAATTACAGTTGCAGACGGATATATGCTCCAGGTGGCCGATAACATCCCTGACCAGGAAGTGGTTGCTTTTACGGTTTCGGCGACAGACGGGACAGACACCTGGAACTCAAACTTTAACATCACAGCCATTGCACCGCTTCTGACCATCGGTGCAATGACCGTGACCGATAACGGACCGGGGTGCAACAACGACGGCATTCTTGATCCCGGCGAAACGGCCGATCTGGTGATCGTATGTTCAAACACCGGGCACAGCGCCATTTCCAATGTAAACGGCCTGCTGGAAATAGCCGGCGGAGCCAGCCCCTATCTGACACTCAACAGCACATCTTACAGCCTGGGCTCTCTGAGCATCGGCGGAACAGCATCAGCCATTTTTAATGTAACTGCTGAAGCTTCCGTTCCGCTGGGCACTCCGGTTGACCTGTTGTTTACCCTTTCAGGAGGAGCAGCCTCACAATATTCAGTTCAGGAAACAAAGCAGGTAATCATCGGCCTGATTCCGGAGTATAATATGGCCGACGCAAGCATTACCACCTGCACCGGATATTTCTATGATTCGGGAGGAGCATCTGCACCATACGGCGATAGTGAGGACCTGACCATGACGATCTATCCCGCAACTGCGGGCAACCTGATCCGTCTGGAATTCTCTGCTTTTTACACTGAATCGGGATATGATTTTCTGAGCATCTATAACGGAACCAGCACTTCCGCGCCCCTGATGGGAACCTGGAACGGCACATCCGGCCCCGGTACCATCACTGCTAACAACTCACCGGGTGCCTTGACCATCAATTTCACCTCCGATGGCAGTGTGACCCGCGACGGCTGGGTGGCTTCCATCAGTTGCTATAACCCTGCCCAGCCACCGGTAGCAGAATTTTCAGCATCCACTTCATCTCCGGCTTTAAATTCTGTTGTGATCTTCTCTGATCTTTCGGAGAATGTGCCCACCTCATGGGTCTGGAGTTTCAGTCCGGCGGATGTAACTTTTGTGAACGGAACTACAGAAAACTCCCAGAACCCTGAAGTTTTATTTTCAAACCTGGGCTTTTACAGCGTTACCCTGACTGTTACCAACGCCTATGGATCTGACACTAAGGTTAAAGCAAATTATATCAATGTGGTCAACTGCACCTATTGTGAGACATCCTACTCCAATCTCTCGGATGACTTTATCAGCAATGTGCAGCTGAATACCATAAACAATGCGAGCGGCTCAACTTCATATTCCGATTTCACTTCCGTTTCAACGGAACTCACGCCAGGAGAGACATATCCCGTATCTGTAAGTATTACGGTAAACGGCGCATGGGTCCAACAATGCTTTACCTGGATTGACTGGAACAATAACTGCAGCTTTACCGACACCGGTGAAGCCATTGACCTGGGACAAACGCCAGGCACGTCCGGCACGCATATCCTTTCCGGAAATATCGCTGTCCCCGCAGGTCTGCCGCCCGGAAATTACCGCATGAGGGTAGCCGAAAGGTACAGCAGTAATCCGGGCCCATGCGATCAGGCAACTTACGGGGAAGCGGAAGACTACACCATTATTATTCCTGCATTGAATAAAACGCTGAATCTGACCGTTTTCCTTGAAAGCCTTTACAACGGCAGCGGCACCATGCGCAAAGCCCGGAATGCCGGAGGCGACCAATATGCGGGCAACACCGCCGACCAGATCACTGTTGAACTTCACAACAGCTTGAATTACAGTGACATTGTTTATACAGAGCCCTTTGTCAGCCTCAGCACTACAGGCGAAGCAGTGGTTGAAATCCCGGCAAACCTGAATGGAAGCTATTACATTACCATTAAACACCGAAACAGCCTGGCGACTACCTCAAAGCTCCCTGTTTCTTTCGGAACCGATATCATTGACTATAGCTTCGATGGTCCAACCCAGGCATATGGCAACAACATGCTGCTGATGACCGATGGCCATTGCGCAATCTTCGGCGGCGATGTAAATCAGGACGGCTCGGTGGATACCGCCGATATGACCCCGGTGGACAATGACGCTTCCGCTTTTGCTACCGGTTATCTGATCACTGATGTAAACGGGGATGGTATGATAGATACAGGAGATATGACCATTATTGACAACAATGCGGCGGCCTTTGTGAGCAGCATCACGCCATAG
- a CDS encoding C25 family cysteine peptidase: MKKSVFAFALSLLVFTAIFPASAIGENISIKKGGTKVSIPEGSYTGVVFRATVSGIGFSEVNTSEGFFTLLNIKEFGLRNAEGEPALPVYRKLIEVPLGATYSVRIRHSHITEIDLGQHGVRFPVFPAQPPLSKSDDPDKVPFIINKVLYNTDRYIEDELVTVTNIGLMRALNLARVDISPVQYNPVTRMLKIYDDLEIEIVFENADIQGTEELKLSKASPYFISTYKMAANYRSPGPEDALITSAPATYVIVSDPMFQSALQPFIQWKVKKGFNVIQAYTSNPAVGTTTTSIKTYLQNLYNTPPDGYAAPSFVLFVGDVAQIPAWSGSAGSHVTDLRYCEYTGDNLPEVFYGRFSANNPAQLQPQIDKTLEYEQYLMPDPSFLGEVVMVAGADAGHQTWSNGQINYGTETYFNAAHNILSHTYLQPEPSGGNYSQQIRNNVSDGVAYGNYTAHCSSSGWADPSFTTAHIPALTNQGKYGLLVGNCCQSATFDGTCFAEEILRAENKGAVGYIGGSNSTYWDEDFWWGCGFKTVALNPVYDGNHIGAYDGTFHDHGEPTDDWFVTQGQMVVCGNYAVEESNSGMKTYYWEIYHLMGDPSLMIYYSVPPPLSATYLNTLMIGMNSLTVTTEAYATVALSGNGVLLDAKVTGLSGSVTLNFSPLSAPGNLDIVITKQNRQPHTGTIQVIPAEGPYIVYTGNTINDPPPSGNNNGVMDYDETNLLSVDLKNVGVETAGNVVATLSSGSTFITITDNNAVYGNIAPDQTVSVPDGFLVNVANNIPDQQVVAFTISATDGTDTWNSNFNITANAPLLTIGAMTVTDNGPGCNNDGILDPGETADLVIACSNNGHSAISNVNGLLEIAGGASPYLTLNSTSYSLGSLSIGGTASAIFNVTAEASVPLGTPVDLLFTLSGGAASQYSVQETKQVIIGLIPEYNMADASITTCTGYFYDSGGAAAPYGDSEDLTMTIYPATAGNLIRLEFSAFYTESGYDFLSIYNGTSTSAPLMGTWNGTSGPGTITANNSPGALTINFTSDGSVTRDGWVASISCYNPAQPPVAEFSASTSSPALNSVVIFSDLSENVPTSWVWSFSPADVTFVNGTTENSQNPEVLFSNLGFYSVTLTVTNAYGSDTKVKANYINVVNCTYCETSYSNLSDDFISNVQLNTINNASGSTSYSDFTSIATELTPGTTYPVSVSVTVNGSWTQHCIIWTDWNNNCIFTDAGEAVDLGQTPGTQGTHILTGNITVPANVPPGTYRIRIAERFSTDPGPCDQTTYGEAEDYTIIIPALNKTLNLTVFLESLYNGSGTMRKARNAGGDQYPGNTADQITVELHNSLNYSDIVYTEPFVSLSTTGEAVVEIPANLNGSYYITIKHRNSLATTSKLPVSFGTDIIDYSFDGPTQAYGNNMLLMTDGHCAIFGGDVNQDGSVDTADMTPVDNDASDFATGYLVTDVNGDGTVDTGDMTIIDNNAATFTGTVTP; the protein is encoded by the coding sequence ATGAAAAAATCGGTTTTTGCATTTGCTTTATCACTGCTGGTGTTTACAGCAATTTTTCCGGCTTCTGCCATTGGAGAAAATATCAGTATTAAAAAAGGCGGAACTAAAGTTTCTATCCCTGAGGGATCATATACCGGAGTGGTTTTCAGGGCCACTGTATCGGGCATTGGTTTCAGCGAAGTCAATACATCTGAAGGTTTTTTTACCCTGCTTAATATAAAGGAGTTCGGGTTGAGAAATGCGGAAGGGGAGCCGGCACTGCCCGTTTACCGGAAGCTGATAGAGGTCCCCCTGGGGGCTACATATTCTGTCAGGATCAGACACAGCCACATCACGGAAATCGACCTTGGTCAGCACGGGGTAAGATTCCCTGTATTTCCTGCCCAGCCGCCCTTGTCGAAAAGCGATGATCCCGACAAGGTGCCTTTCATTATAAACAAGGTTCTATACAATACCGACCGGTATATTGAAGATGAACTGGTCACAGTGACCAACATTGGTCTGATGCGGGCTCTCAACCTGGCAAGGGTCGATATTTCACCCGTGCAATATAACCCGGTAACCCGGATGCTGAAAATCTATGATGATCTGGAAATCGAAATTGTTTTTGAAAATGCCGATATTCAGGGTACTGAAGAATTGAAACTGTCCAAGGCATCTCCCTATTTTATCAGCACTTACAAAATGGCGGCAAATTACAGGTCGCCCGGTCCGGAGGATGCCCTGATAACCAGCGCACCGGCAACCTACGTAATTGTTTCGGATCCGATGTTCCAGTCAGCATTGCAGCCTTTTATACAGTGGAAGGTTAAAAAAGGATTCAATGTCATACAGGCATACACCAGCAATCCGGCCGTGGGGACGACCACAACATCCATAAAAACATACCTGCAAAACCTTTACAATACGCCGCCGGACGGATATGCCGCTCCGAGCTTTGTGCTGTTTGTGGGCGATGTAGCCCAGATTCCGGCGTGGTCAGGTTCAGCCGGATCGCATGTTACCGACCTGAGGTACTGCGAATACACCGGCGACAACCTGCCTGAAGTGTTTTACGGACGTTTCTCGGCCAACAATCCGGCGCAACTGCAACCGCAGATCGATAAAACCCTTGAATATGAGCAATACCTGATGCCCGACCCCTCTTTCCTGGGAGAAGTGGTGATGGTAGCGGGAGCAGATGCAGGCCATCAGACATGGAGCAACGGTCAGATAAATTATGGAACTGAAACATATTTTAATGCAGCGCACAACATCCTGTCGCATACCTACCTGCAGCCTGAACCTTCCGGAGGCAACTACTCGCAACAGATCCGTAATAATGTATCAGACGGCGTGGCCTATGGAAATTATACGGCACATTGCAGCTCCAGCGGCTGGGCCGATCCGTCCTTTACCACTGCACACATTCCGGCGCTGACCAACCAGGGAAAGTACGGATTGCTTGTCGGGAATTGCTGCCAGTCGGCAACGTTTGATGGCACCTGCTTTGCCGAAGAAATCCTCAGGGCCGAAAACAAAGGAGCAGTCGGTTATATTGGCGGATCAAACAGTACTTACTGGGATGAAGATTTCTGGTGGGGCTGCGGATTTAAAACAGTTGCCCTGAACCCCGTGTACGATGGCAATCATATTGGTGCATATGACGGCACATTTCATGACCATGGCGAACCAACGGATGACTGGTTCGTTACCCAGGGACAAATGGTGGTATGTGGCAATTATGCCGTGGAGGAATCAAATTCAGGCATGAAAACCTACTATTGGGAAATCTACCACCTGATGGGCGACCCGTCGCTGATGATCTATTATTCGGTACCGCCACCGTTGAGTGCAACCTATCTCAACACCCTGATGATCGGGATGAATTCGCTGACTGTTACCACCGAAGCCTATGCAACCGTGGCCTTATCCGGCAATGGCGTGCTGCTCGATGCAAAGGTAACAGGGCTGTCAGGTTCGGTTACGCTGAACTTCTCCCCTTTGAGCGCACCGGGCAATCTGGACATTGTGATTACAAAACAGAACCGGCAGCCGCACACAGGCACCATTCAGGTGATACCCGCGGAAGGGCCGTATATCGTTTACACGGGCAACACCATCAACGACCCGCCACCCTCAGGAAATAACAACGGAGTCATGGATTATGATGAAACCAACCTGCTTTCGGTTGACCTGAAAAATGTTGGCGTTGAAACTGCTGGCAATGTTGTTGCAACTTTATCCTCAGGCAGCACTTTCATTACCATAACAGACAACAATGCAGTTTACGGCAACATTGCACCCGATCAAACGGTATCTGTTCCTGATGGGTTCTTAGTCAATGTAGCCAATAATATCCCTGATCAGCAGGTGGTAGCTTTTACGATTTCTGCAACCGATGGAACGGACACCTGGAACTCAAACTTTAACATCACAGCCAATGCGCCGCTCCTGACCATCGGTGCGATGACCGTGACCGATAACGGACCGGGGTGCAACAACGATGGCATTCTTGATCCCGGCGAAACGGCCGACCTGGTGATCGCATGTTCAAACAACGGGCACAGCGCCATTTCCAATGTAAACGGCCTGCTGGAAATAGCCGGCGGAGCCAGCCCCTATCTGACACTCAACAGCACATCTTACAGCCTGGGCTCTCTGAGCATCGGCGGAACAGCATCAGCCATTTTTAATGTAACTGCTGAAGCTTCCGTTCCGCTGGGCACTCCGGTTGACCTGTTGTTTACCCTTTCAGGAGGAGCAGCCTCACAATATTCAGTTCAGGAAACAAAGCAGGTAATCATCGGCCTGATTCCGGAGTATAATATGGCCGACGCAAGCATTACCACCTGCACCGGATATTTCTATGATTCGGGAGGAGCAGCTGCACCATACGGCGATAGTGAGGACCTGACCATGACGATCTATCCCGCAACTGCGGGCAACCTGATCCGTCTGGAATTCTCTGCTTTTTACACTGAATCGGGATATGATTTTCTGAGCATCTATAACGGAACCAGCACTTCCGCGCCCCTGATGGGAACCTGGAACGGCACATCCGGCCCCGGTACCATCACTGCTAACAACTCACCGGGTGCCTTGACCATCAATTTCACCTCCGATGGCAGTGTGACCCGCGACGGCTGGGTGGCTTCCATCAGTTGCTATAACCCTGCCCAGCCACCGGTAGCAGAATTTTCAGCATCCACTTCATCTCCGGCTTTAAATTCTGTTGTGATCTTCTCTGATCTTTCGGAGAATGTGCCCACCTCATGGGTCTGGAGTTTCAGTCCGGCGGATGTAACTTTTGTGAACGGAACTACAGAAAACTCCCAGAACCCTGAAGTTTTATTTTCAAACCTGGGCTTTTACAGCGTTACCCTGACTGTTACCAACGCCTATGGATCTGACACTAAGGTTAAAGCAAACTATATCAATGTGGTCAACTGCACCTATTGTGAGACATCCTACTCCAATCTCTCGGATGACTTTATCAGCAATGTGCAGCTGAATACCATAAACAATGCGAGTGGTTCTACTTCATATTCCGATTTCACTTCCATTGCCACTGAACTCACACCCGGAACAACATACCCGGTGTCGGTAAGTGTAACAGTAAACGGTTCATGGACCCAGCATTGTATCATCTGGACAGACTGGAACAACAACTGCATTTTTACCGATGCCGGGGAAGCTGTTGACCTGGGACAAACGCCGGGCACTCAGGGAACGCATATCCTGACCGGGAATATTACGGTTCCTGCAAATGTACCCCCCGGCACATACAGGATAAGGATAGCTGAACGTTTTTCGACGGACCCGGGCCCATGCGATCAGACAACCTACGGGGAAGCTGAGGACTACACCATTATTATTCCTGCATTGAATAAAACGCTGAATCTGACCGTTTTCCTTGAAAGCCTTTACAACGGCAGCGGTACCATGCGCAAAGCCCGGAATGCCGGAGGCGACCAATATCCGGGCAACACCGCCGACCAGATCACTGTTGAACTTCACAACAGCTTGAATTACAGTGACATTGTTTATACAGAACCCTTTGTCAGCCTCAGCACTACAGGCGAAGCAGTGGTTGAAATCCCGGCAAACCTGAATGGAAGCTATTACATTACCATTAAACACCGAAACAGCCTGGCGACTACCTCAAAGCTCCCTGTTTCTTTCGGAACCGATATCATTGACTATAGCTTCGATGGCCCAACCCAGGCATATGGCAACAACATGCTGCTGATGACCGATGGCCATTGCGCAATCTTCGGCGGCGATGTAAATCAGGACGGCTCGGTGGATACCGCCGATATGACCCCGGTGGACAATGACGCTTCCGATTTTGCTACCGGTTACCTGGTTACCGATGTAAACGGCGACGGCACGGTGGATACCGGGGATATGACGATTATTGATAATAATGCAGCCACTTTCACAGGGACAGTTACGCCCTGA